TGTCATGACGCAACGTAATTTCCCGGTATCCAAGAGCCCGCAATCTTTTGGACATGCGACAGGTAAACCCAAAACAGCCCACCATGTCGTGGCTTTGCCCATTTAAATCTTCCAAGGTGCGGCACAGGGCCATAAACCCGCCGCACTCGGCATAAATGGGCATATTATTTCTACAGGCCATGGCAACCGCCTGCCGGAATTCTGTATTTTGGGCAAGCGTTGCTGCATGCAGTTCCGGGTATCCGCCACCAAGATAGAGACCGTCTATATTGTCCGGCAAACCCGGTTCTGAAAGCGGAGAAAAATAAACAATCTGTGCCCCGGCCTGTTCCAGCATTTCTATATTTTCAGGATAATAAAAACAGAATGCGGCATCCCTGGCCACGGCAATGCGCACAAACGCCGGCTTTTTTTCCGCAGGTGCCGGTTTATCCGCAGGAATGGAAGGCAGCGTATCCAGGAACGCATCAAGGTCCATACAATTTTCCACCAAATCGGCCAGGGCATTTTGCATCCGGAGACCAAGGCCATGGTCGTCACTGGTGACAAGGCCCAGGTGCCGGGAAGGAATTTCAGTATCCGGGTTCCGGCCCACTCCGCCCAGGCACGGCATCGTCACATTGCCCTCCAGGGCCTGGGTCAGATAGTCCAGATGGACGGAGCTGCCCACCTTATTGAACACCACCCCTGCAAATTTTAAATCAGGGTCGAAATTTTCAAATCCCTGGACCAGGGCCCCGGCGCTGCGGGCCATACTCCGGGCATCCACCACCAGCAGCACGGGCAGATCCAGCCATTTGGCCAGCTGGGCTGTGGAACCGGCCTCACTTCTGCCGTCATACCCGTCAAACAGCCCCATCACCCCTTCCACCACGGATATGTCGGCTTGCCCTGTGTTTTGCCTGAAAATATCCAGGTTGGTCCGTTTCTTAAGCATCCATCCGTCCAGATTGCGGCCGGAAACCCCTGTAATGGTGGTGTGGTGCCCCGGATCAATAAAATCAGGCCCGGCCTTAAAGGGGGCAACTCGCAACCCGCGACGTTTGAATGCCGCCATCAGTCCTAAAGTAATCGTGGTTTTTCCGCATCCGGAGGAAACGCCTGCAACAACAATCCCCTTCATTGGAGACGCCTCTTTTCAAACACCTCTGGATAAAGGATATCTGCAATGGTATGAATGCCTTTGAGCAGATCCATGGTGGGCCGGGAAACGATCTTTTCATCCACAATGAAAATCTGATCGTCCTTTACCGCCCGGATCACATCAAAGCCGGGCTCATGTTTAATTTCCTTGATGGTGGGCTGGTTCATGGCCCCTTTCTGGGCCAGAAAAACATCAATCTCATGGGCGTGGGATAAAATCCGTTCCTTGCCGTAAAAGGCAATATTGGTGCCTCTTACAGACGGCGCGTCCTGGGCGATGTTTATACCGCCTGCCGTTTCCAAAGCAAAAATGGCCACGGAACCGGGTGTAAATGTTTTCATCCGGGAATGAATGGCCTCAAAATAGACCTGTTTTTTATTCGGAATCGTCCGGGTTACAGACGTAATCTCGGTAATTTCGTTTTTGAATGTGGAGACCATCTGCCGTGCCTGATAATCCTTCCCGGTCAAGGTGCCCAGCTTCAGCCAGTAATCAAACATCTGTTCCACACTGCCGGGCTGAAGGGAAACAACAACAATGCCTGATCTTTCCATACCTTTTACCAGGGCGGCATAGGCCCTGTCGATCATGGGCCGGATCAACACCAGG
Above is a window of uncultured Desulfobacter sp. DNA encoding:
- a CDS encoding cobyrinate a,c-diamide synthase, with product MKGIVVAGVSSGCGKTTITLGLMAAFKRRGLRVAPFKAGPDFIDPGHHTTITGVSGRNLDGWMLKKRTNLDIFRQNTGQADISVVEGVMGLFDGYDGRSEAGSTAQLAKWLDLPVLLVVDARSMARSAGALVQGFENFDPDLKFAGVVFNKVGSSVHLDYLTQALEGNVTMPCLGGVGRNPDTEIPSRHLGLVTSDDHGLGLRMQNALADLVENCMDLDAFLDTLPSIPADKPAPAEKKPAFVRIAVARDAAFCFYYPENIEMLEQAGAQIVYFSPLSEPGLPDNIDGLYLGGGYPELHAATLAQNTEFRQAVAMACRNNMPIYAECGGFMALCRTLEDLNGQSHDMVGCFGFTCRMSKRLRALGYREITLRHDTILGPKGLTARGHEFHYSSIDDHDEKTVYNVSDRSGGNRVVPGFETNRTLGSYLHLHFKSNPDVPKHFVQACFQYQNERKTFRK
- a CDS encoding ABC transporter substrate-binding protein, with product MKIIHSIGIIFFLLLAVALPSHAGIVVTDAGGRSIPVDRPFTRIISLYGAHTRNLDTLGLDDEIIGICPMDKWTGKPTFFYHDGLEKFLAARPDLVLIRPMIDRAYAALVKGMERSGIVVVSLQPGSVEQMFDYWLKLGTLTGKDYQARQMVSTFKNEITEITSVTRTIPNKKQVYFEAIHSRMKTFTPGSVAIFALETAGGINIAQDAPSVRGTNIAFYGKERILSHAHEIDVFLAQKGAMNQPTIKEIKHEPGFDVIRAVKDDQIFIVDEKIVSRPTMDLLKGIHTIADILYPEVFEKRRLQ